The genomic window CAAACGGCCGTTATTAACGCCGAAAACTGTGATCATACCCCTATCTGTTCGGACATAAATGGCGCAAAACACTATGCAAAACGAGATAACTTCCCGCAGCGGCGTACATTATTTTTTCGCCGGCTGGCGTTTAATCATGCTGCCCGGCATTAAACGCTATGTCCTGCTGCCGCTATTGGTGAATATAGCGCTATTAGGTGGCACCTTTTGGTGGCTGTATCGCCAGTTGAGTCTGTGGATCCCGCAATTGATGAGTTACGTTCCCGATTGGTTGCATTGGCTGAATTATCTTCTCTGGCCGTTATGCGTGCTGGCGGTGCTGCTGATATTTGGTTATTTCTTCAGTACCGTGGCCAATGTGATTGCCTCGCCCTTCAGCTGCCTGCTGGCCGAACGGCTGGAAACGCACCTGACCGGCCATGCCAGCCCGGACAGCGGACTGGTGGATCTGATGCGCGATACGCCACGTATTCTGCACCGCGAATGGGTGAAGCTGTGTTACTACCTGCCGCGGGCGCTGATTTTACTGGCGTTGCATTTTATTCCGGCCATTGGCCAAACGCTGGTGCCTGTGCTGTGGTTTTTGTTTAGCGTCTGGATGCTGGCCATTCAATATTGCGAT from Sodalis glossinidius str. 'morsitans' includes these protein-coding regions:
- the cysZ gene encoding sulfate transporter CysZ; this encodes MQNEITSRSGVHYFFAGWRLIMLPGIKRYVLLPLLVNIALLGGTFWWLYRQLSLWIPQLMSYVPDWLHWLNYLLWPLCVLAVLLIFGYFFSTVANVIASPFSCLLAERLETHLTGHASPDSGLVDLMRDTPRILHREWVKLCYYLPRALILLALHFIPAIGQTLVPVLWFLFSVWMLAIQYCDYPFDNHKVPFPTMRAALRRYKVANMQFGALVSVFTLIPIVNLVILPVAVCGATAMWVDKYRAGYTVSGS